The nucleotide window ATTTCTTTTTCGTCTTTTCCTTTTATTTGTTCTTGTATTTCTTCGTTGATTTCTTTTTCGTCTTTTCCTTTTATTTGTTCTTGTATTTCTTCGTTGATTTCTTTTTCATTTTTTCCTTTAATCTGTTCCTTTAACTCTTTTTTAAGTTCTTTTGACATTTTTTGACCACCTGTGGAGGATTCCGTGTTAAATCTTACTGTATACTGAACAATTATATAAAGATTCGCTCGTACCTATTCTTTAAAAAGGTTGGAAATTGGTCATATGTTCTTTTAATATCTCGATATGTTTTAATATTTCTGTTTAATTCAATAAAAAATCTTATAAGCTATTTTTAATTACCATATTGATTATTATAATTAAAATAATTCTCATGGTGTGTATAAAATAAATCAAACAAAATTTAACTTGTATTTTTTAATTTTAAATAATATAAATCAATATTTGAATGATGAGTGTTGATAAACTTTCATGAATGATCATGGCATAACTAACACGATGTAACTTTTACAGTAAATTTGTTTTTAAAGATCCATACATCCACTTAGATTGGAGTGGGTTTAGATGGGATTCACATAGATTGAAATAAGAATTCAGGCGGGATAAACAATTAGACTAATAAAATAGACTTAATAAAAGTAAATTAACAAATTAATGAACAAATAGTAGATTAATGCACAAAAAGTAATTCTTAAATGATTACAAACATAAAAATTGGGAGAATGTGGTTCTAAAATGGTATGGTTCTGAATTTTATTCAATTATTCCTAATTAAAGTCTTTAAACGGGCAAGTCTTTAAACGGGCTGAAAAAGTAGGATGAAAAAAGACTAATTAAATTAACATTTCCCATAAAATGGGGTCCTGTTCTGTATGGCCTTTAAAAAGAGTTCTTCCAGTTCATCATCAGAAGCCCCCTGTCTGAGGGGTTCCATTAGATCCACCAGGTTATCATTCCGTAGTAGGCATGGTTTAAGTTTCCCTTCTGGTGTTATCCTGAGACGGGTGCAGTTTTTACAGAATTCGGTGTTATCCATGGGGCGGACCACCTCAATCTCCCCTCCTTCCAGGAAATATTTCTTCCGATCCTGCATAAAGGTGCGTGTTTTAATATCTGTGGCCTTTTTAGTTAATTCCTCTTCAATAATTCCAATATCATAGTGGTAATCATCAAAGAAATCTTCATCAGGACAGCTTTCGGCCTTTAATAGTTCAATGATCTGGAGTATTGCATTGTTGTCCTTGCAGAACTGGAACATGTCCCAAACTTCTTCATGGTTCAAATCTTTCATCACTACCATGTTCACTTTAACTGGATACAGTCCCACTTCACCTGCTTTTATTATTCCCTTTTTGACCTTTTCAACGTAGTTACTTTTGGTAATAAAACGATAAGTTTCAGGGTTTAAAGTGTCAAAACTCACATTTACTCTATTTAGTCCGGCTTCTTTGAGTTGGGATGCATATTTTTCCAGGTATGTTCCGTTAGTGGTTATAGCAACATCCTTAAATTTTAAAGCTGACACTCTGGATGTGATATCCACTATATCCTTTCTGATTAGTGGTTCCCCTCCAGATAGCCTGATTTTTTTAATCCCAATTTTTTTAGCGATCAAGGCAATTCTTTCGATTTCAGAGGGGGTCATCTCATATTCTTGAGGTATTATGCCATCATGATGACAATAAAAGCAGCGAATGTTACAACGGTTAGTAATGGATATACGGAGGGATATGATCGGCCTCTGGAAATTATCGGTTTTCATAGAGATTTCAACCTTTTTAAATTTCAACCTTTATATTCAATTTTTTAAATTTTAACCCTTAAATTTTTGATTATATGTTGGAATGAATTTTATACGTGTTTGAATTGTTTTTTAGGGGATTAAACCTACTTTTATTAAACATTTTTCTTACCCTCTTCTTATTGAATATCTCCTTCATCAGTTCTGATGGTTAACTCAATGTTTTCACAGGATTTATCAGCTTCACCTGTTTTAAGGGATTCTACCATGCCCATAACACTTTTTTTAATGAAATCCTGCACAAAAGGATTCAGTGGAATGCTCACATCGCCAATGAAAAGTTCTACTTCCTTGAATTTTTTCATTTTGCACATTTTTTCAGATGCATCTCCTCTAATTATGGCTTTAGCCATATCTAAACAGGTTTCAAAGCCACATTCTCCACAATTTGACCCGGGAATAAGGCCGTAGGTTCGTTTTTCTACCTGATCTACCAATTCAACAACATCTTCAGGTTTTATATTGAAAACATCCACATTGGCTAATGTAAAATCATCTTTTGCAGGGGTGGTTGAGATTTTAGGATAATCTACATGTTTAAAACCCTCAATTATGACATAATCTGGTTCATCAATGTTTTTTATGGATTTCAGGATCCTTTCAAGTTCAATTTGTTTGTTTATCAGGAAGAATGTACTTTCCCCTGATCCAACCACCATCTTTGCCCCTGCTTTGCGGTGTTTCCAAGTGTCCTTACCCTCCACATCCAGATCATGGTGGGTGTGTTTGATTGTTGCAACTTGATGGCCTCGTTTAACCAGTTCCTGGACTATCATAGTAACCAAGGTGGTTTTTCCGGTGTTTTTTGTTCCTACAACGGCCAATATCTTCATAATAACGCCCTTTTTTAAATACAGATAAATTTAAACCTTTAAAACCTCACATTATGGTGAGGGCTCTCTACTTCTATGGCTATTATTTGATGGACTATATAAGTGTTCGATTTGTCCAGTGCAATAGGTTGGGAAAAGATTTTGGATATGGAAATAAGATGAATGAAGTCCCAGTTTTAAAAAATAAATATTTAAATTAAGAAATTGAAGATAAAAATAAATGCAGATAAAAATTAAAAATATAAAAATTTGAAGCAGTGGAAAAAAGCAGTGGAAAAAATAATATTCACTTATATTTTAACCATAGCCAGGGCTGCTGCTTTGAATCCTATATAAACTTCTTTTCCAAGTGTTAAGTTTAGCTGTTCCCTGGAGTATTCAGTGACATCCACGAAAAGGCTGATTTCACCCAGATCTACAGTTAGCCTTACCAGGTGGTCTTTAAGTTTCATGCTGATTATTTTTCCTTTGAAGACATTTCTGACGCTGGATTCTTGGGGTTTTAACATAACAAAAATATCTTCGGGGCTTATTAAAACCAGAACTTTGTCACCGATATCAAAGTTTCCTCTTAGGGGAAGGATGACTTTATTGCCATTTAGATAGATGTTTGCAATCTTATTTTCAACATCGATATCCGAAATAGTGCCTTCTATCTCGTTAACATCTGCATGCATTTTTAAAATACTGTTAACTTTTCTATATTCCTTTAATATTATTTTTCCCTGTTCAGTTAACTTACTGCCTCCTCCTCCTCCTTTCCCCCCTCTTTTGGTTGAAACAATTGTGTTATTAACATCATTTTCCAGATCTTCGATGTATTTCAGGGCACTTCTGTAGGGTATTTTCACCTGCTGGGAAGCTTTGGTTATTGAACCACATTCATCTATGTATTTTAAAAGCTCAAATTTCCGGTTATTAAGTAATATTATCTTATTGTCTAATTTCAAACGATATTGTGGTCCGTCTCGTGCATTATCCATTTTTCATACCCCATTTAATAGATATTGTAAGTTGTAATTTCAGTGGAGTTTGGGTGATGAATTAATTCACGCACCTATTATTATTTAATTCACTCACAATAATTAAACATCTTATTATTAAGATTATTTTTAGTTAAGTACACTCATTTAATTTTTGGTTTTCGTTTCATGATTATTAAGAAACTAACCAATCAGGGAAACAACCCATCCCTAACGTAATTCATTCATTAATCGATTTTTTTCTACTTGCGCTTCCCGGTTGGTATAAAATCCCGGTTGATATAGACATTATATCTAATCTAGGTTAAGCTACTTGTTTATTTTATTATTAAATTGTTATTAAAAATAAAATCCAATATCCTTTTAATCCAATATCCTTTTTTCAATAGTATTTTCCCATTTTTTTTATTTTGTTTGACTAAATGACAATGTGATTCCAGAACTATCTGCCCAATTCAGCTTAAAAAATTAGTGTAGGGTGTTGGGATTTTTTTAGGAGTATTCTTATCTAACCAACTCTTTTTACCCAACTCTTGCATGTGTAGTTAATACACTTCAATATATATGAATATCGGCTTGATTGTAGTAGCAATATATAAATATATTAGAAGAATTATGTGTTATCAACACACATAGTGCCAACTAGATTTTTAAAAGTAAATTGCAGTGATGCAGTTCAAATTAAAGTAAGAATCACAGTTTAAAGAACCCATGGAACAATTAAGAAATCCTATTGGTGCTGAGGGTGTCATATTATGTTTGGATTAGTTCCTGGATTGGAATTAGTTCCCTACCACTCAATAGAATATGGAGGTAAAAAATGGTTTCTAATACGAAGGAAGTCAAAGCCTTGGACTTTGATGTAACAAGATCAGCTGAAGAAGAGCGGAAGCTGACCTTCAAAGATGAAGTCTGCATTGGCTGTGGTATATGTGAAAAAGTATGCCCGGTAGAAGCGATAGAACTTGGTGATATCGGAGCCATAGTCCGGACCGATGCTGATGAATCAAAAATTTGCGTTGATGAAAACAAGTGCGTACTATGCGGTATGTGTAGTGTTGGTTGCCCTGTAGACGCTCTAGAATTTACCCTCGATGGTGAATCAATCAAGAACATGGATGTTTATCCAGAACTTCTGTCTTCTGCAGAAATTGATGATGACACATGTATTTACTGTAAAGCATGTGAAACTGCATGTCCCCGTGAAGCAATTACCATTGCCCGGGATTTACCTGACCGCGCAAAGCTGGTTACCGGTGAAATTGAAATCGACAAGGATACTTGTATAAGCTGTGGCATATGTGAGGAAATGTGTCCTGCTGATGCCATAACCATGGACAGCAAAATACCAACCTCAGCCGACCCAACAGTAGCTTCAGACATAAACGTGGACAAAGATAAATGTGTTTACTGTCTGGTATGTAAGAAAGCATGTCCTGTTGATGCCATAATGGCTGCCTGCAGAAGCTGTTCTTACGGTGAATACGACCTGAACCCTGAAGATTCTGAAATAACAGGAAGCTCATTTATTGATGATGACTTATGTGTCCGATGCGGATGGTGTGAAGAAATTTGTCCAGTAGACGCTGCAAAGGTTAAAAAACCATTTAAAGGTGAACTGGCAATTGACCAGGACAAATGTACCACTTGTGGAGCATGTGTAGATATCTGCCCATGTGATGTACTATCATTCCCACAACCTTCAGAATCCGCACAAATGGTGGAAAAAGTATTCAAAGATGAAAAATACTGCATCTACTGTGGTGCCTGTGAAAACGTCTGTCCTGTAGATGCAATAGACGTCAAGAGAACCGATGTGGACTACACCCCTACCAAGTCCAAGTCATGGAAAAACAAGATGGACTCTCTAAGAACCTAAATTTTGGGTGATATATTATGGAACTGAAAGTAGAACAAGATAACTGTCTGGGATGTGGAGTTTGTGTTGTTGCCTGCCCTGTAAACGTATCCATCAGTCCAGAAGTAGCAGGTGGACACGGATCCAAAACAACAGAAACAATCATGATGGTTGAAAACGGAGTAATCAAACTCTTCAGCCCAGAAAAATGCACAAAATGTGGGACATGCCAATTATTCTGCCCTACAGATGCTATATGGCTGGAATGAGGTGTAATAATGACTTATATAGAAAAACCCGTCGTTCCTAAAGTGGTTAAACTAGAAGAACCAACAGCCAAAGAACGAAAAATATTGAATATGATGTTGAACACTGGTTCTGACATCTACCAGGGAGCATGTAAAAAAAGAGGTTCCACCCTTAAGGATGAATACCGAAAAGTGTGTGGAGTTGCTTACATGGACCCTAAGGACATGGCAAAACTGGGCGTTTCCAACTGGGACACCGTTAAGGTCAAAACAGATTGGGGAGAAGTAGTGGTTTGTTCTGTCCACTCCAGGGATGCACCTCACGAAGGGACCATATTCATACCCAAAGGCCCCTGGGCTAATGTGATCACCAGTCACGAAACCTACTGCTGCTGTGACCCCACCTATAAGGGGATCTACTGCACAGTGGAAAAATCAGACGAAGAAGTTTTATTAATGGCTGACCTCATGAGAGCAGTCTATAAAAAATATGTTAAAGACGAAGAATCCATCCCTGGGTTAGAATCACTCGGTGAGATGCCCGTCTACAAAAAGAAATAAGGAGGCCGATTAAAGTGGCATACGAACCGCCTATAACTGATTATGATGAAATCGTAGAAAACGGCACCTGCGCATTTTGCGGATGTAACTGCGATGATTTAGATTTCTTAGTAAAAGATGGGCACGTAGTCGGTGTACGACACGCCTGTCGACTCGGCGCCAGTAAAGTCATGGAAGACATGGACCAGAGACTTATGGTACCAATGATCCGTGATGAAAACGGTGAACTACAGGAAGTTGATTGGGACACTGCCCTGGACAAAGCTGCCGAGCTCATTGCCGGTGCTGTCCGACCTATATTCTATGGTTGGAGTGAAACATCCATAGAAACTATGAAACACGGTATCCGACTGGGTGAACTAGTGGGAGCTGTTCTGGATAACCAGGCCACAATCTGTCACGGCCCATCCCTACAAGCTGTACAAAACGCAGGATATCCTATTGCAACCCTGGGAGAAGTTAAAAACCGGGCAGACATGATTGTTTACAGTGGAAGTAACCCAATGAACTCTCACCCACGGCACCTGGCCCGATACAGTACCTTCCCCCGTGGATGGTTCAGACAAAGAGGTCGATTTGACCGTACTCTAATTACCATGGACCCCAAATACAGTGACACCGCAAAAATGTCCGACATATGGGTAGGATTTGATCAAAACGGTGACTATGGATTCTACAACGCAATAAGGGCCGCTGTAAAAGGAAAAGAAATTGACCAGGACTATGTTTCTGGTATCCCCAAAGAAGACATCATGGAATTAGCCGAAGCAATGAAAAATGTCCAGTTTGGAGCATTATTCTTCGGTCTGGGTTTGACTCACACTCTCTCCAAGCAGAGGAACATTGACATGGCAATTGAAATGTTAGTGGACCTTAACGAGCACACTAAATGGGTGCTAACTCCTATGAGGGGTCACTTCAACGTGAATGGATTTAACATTTTCATGGCCTATGAATGTGGATTCCCCTACGGTGTGGACTACTGCCGTGGATATCAAAGATACATGAACGGGGAAACCAACACCATAGATCTGTTAACCAGGGAAGAATGCGATGTATTCATGGTAATAGCTGCAGATCCTGGAGCTCATTACCCTGGAGGTGCAGTTAAACGCCTGGCAGAAATTCCTGTTATTCAGGTAGACATCCACTGGGGACCATCTACTGAGATAGCTGACGTGGTACTTCCTGGATCGTTTATCGGTGTAGAATGTGCTGGTACCAGCTACCGAATGGATGGTGTACCTATATACATGAAAAAGGCCGTAGACAAACCTGAAACATGCAGGGATGATGAATGGATCATCAGAGAGCTGCACGAAAGGGTTCAAAAAATCAAAGCTGAAGAGGCCGCAGCAGCTAGCAAATAAGGTGATATCATGGAATATATACTAAAAAATGGTATAGTTTACGACCCGGCCAACAATGTAGCGGGTGAAAAGAAGGATGTCATGTTCAAGGATGGAAAGATCGTTGAAAATGTCTCTTCTGATGCAAAAGTCCTGGATGTGACTGATAAAATAGTCATGCCTGCTGGTATTGACCCTCACGCCCACGTTGCAGGACCAAAACTCGTTGTTGGTAGGATTTACCGACCAGAAGACTCAAGGAAAGGTGTAGTGGCTCCAACAGATGTCTGTAGACCTGAATCAGGATTTTCCATACCTAGTTGTCCTGCAACAGGATACAGGTACTCCCGTATGGGTTACGGAACAGTAACTGAAGCTGCAATGCCCCCTCTAGAAGCCAAACACACCCATGAAGAGATCATGGCCATACCAAACATCGATATTACTCCATTACCCCTGTTTGGAAACAACTGGTTTGTACTGCAGTACGCCAAAGAAGGACAAATCGATGAACTGGCTGCATTTATATCTGCCTGGTTGAAAATAACCAAAGGTTACGGAATAAAAATCGTAAACCCCTGTGGAACTGAAGCATGGGGTTGGGGTGGAAACGTTCACGGTATTGATGACCCTGCACCCTACTTTGATGTAACCGGTAGAGAAGTAGTAAGGGCTCTGGCACAGGCCAATGAAATGTTAGGGTTACCACATTCCATACACGTGCACCCTAACGACCTAGGACACCCAGGAAACTTCCCCACCACTGTGAACACTCTTGACTGCGTTAAGGACATAGAGAAGAACAGTTCTGTGCGAAACCAGACCATACACTTAACTCATGCACAATTCCACTCCTATGCTGGAACCAGCTGGAGAGATGTTGAATCCGGTGCAGATAAAGTTGCAGATTACATAAACAAAAACAAACACGTAACCTGTGATATAGGTCAGATAACTCTGGATGAAACCACCACCATGACCGCTGATGGTCCTATGGAATTCGACTTGCACCAGTTAAATGGTCTTAAATGGGCTAACAAAGACATCGAACTGGAAACCGGATCTGGAATTGTTCCATTCATTTACTCTGGAAAAGCACCAGTTCCTTCCTTCCAATGGGGTGTAGGACTTGAACTCTTCCTCCGAATCAAAGACCCATGGCAGGTATGTCTGACCACTGACCACCCCAATGCTGGTCCATTTATCCGCTACCCCAGAATCATCTCCTGGCTCATGAGCGCAGAGCGCAGACAGGAAATGATGGACAACCTGGAAGTACGGGTATGGTCATACAAACGAACCGGACTTGGAACTTTAGACCGGGAATACGACTTCAACGAAATAGCAACCATCACCAGGGCTGCTGCTGCTAAAATCTATGGATATCAGGATAGGGGAGCATTAACACCAGGTTACAATGCAGACATAGCTGTGTACGACCTGAACCCCAACGACATAGATCCATCTAAAGAACCAGCTGCCATAGAACATGCCTTTGGAAACGCCATGTACACCATCAAAGATGGTCAAATACTGGTTAAAGATGGAGAAGTTGTGAAAGTTGTGCCTAGCCGCACCCTATGGACCAATGTGCAAGGTTTCGAAGAACAGGAAAAAGCAGTAATGGAAAAGGTAATGCCTACATTCAGGCGCTTCTACACTGTCAAATTCGAAAACTACAAAGTACAGGACCACTTCACACCTAACCCAGTCATAACAACGGTCCAGGCAAGTAAATAAGGGGGTATCAAAAGTGAAAACAATAACATTAACACTAAAGAAAAAATCCCAAATAGCCCTGGAGTTCGATGAGCTCATCCCGGATGAAGTGTTCACTTGGGAAAAAGCCGACTTCGAAAACTATCAGGTGCCAGTTGGAAACCGAAGATTCCCACTAACCGACTACTTCGACATTGAAGTGGAAGGAACAGCAGCAGGTCCTGAAGAAGTGAAAATGGTCCTCGAAGGTGACTGTGGCCGAGTAAAATATATCGGCTGTAAAATGGGCGCCGGAGAGATCACTATAAATGGAGATGCTGATCTTCACTGTGGAGCAGAAATGACTGGCGGTAAAATCACCGTTAATGGTGATGCCGAAAGTTACGCTGGCCGTGAAATGAAAGGTGGAGAACTGGAAATCATGGGTAATACCCGAGAATTCTGTGGATGCTCCTATATCGGTGACTGGAGAGGAATGAGTGGAGGTAAAATTATCCTCCACGGAAACGCTGGTAAACAACTCGGAGAATGTCTATCCGGTGGAGAAATCTACGTCAAAGGAGACTGCGATATTTTAGCAGGAATCCACATGAGTAAAGGTTTCATCCAGATCGATGGAGATGTTACTCGCTGGCCTGGTGGTCAGATGAAAAACGGTAACGTCTTAATCAATGGAGAACTGGGAATGCTCCTGGAAGGATTTGTTTATGACGAAGTTGTCCGGGACCCTGTGATTGAAGGTAAAAACTTCTCTGGAAAATACATCAAATACACCGGGGATATTGCAGTAAACGGTAAAGGTGGACTGTACCTCAACGCAGAAAAGAACAGGAAATACTTATAATTCCTGTTTTTTATTTCTTATTTTTTTTCAAAAACCATTTTTTTTAAACCCAAAATTTCAGCAAAATTTAAGTAACACTTTATCTACATTTAATTAAAAATTCAAATTATAATCAACTTCACGTGATTTTTATGGAAGAAGAAACATTTTTAAAGGCCGAAGAGATCATTGATTACATTCGGGACAATGTCAAAACCCACGACACCCTTGAAATTTCATATAACCGAATTTACGCTCCAGGAGAAGTTTTAGGGGTTGAAATGCAGGAGGAATACGGGGAAGAATTTCTGGAAGTCACCCTACACTTGAATGGAGATCTGGTCAATCAGGTAGTACGCATAAACATGCACGCCATCAAGGATGATCTCATAGAAATCAGGCATACCCATGGAGAAGAGCTCAAGGTGATCATGGCAGAATCATAGCTACTGCACATCATTAAATAAAAATATTGAAATGATTAAAAATATTTGATATGATCATTTTTTGTATGATCATCCTTAAATTAATCAAAATATAAGTATTAAGTACTGAATTTATTCAAGCAGTGATTTTAGGGCAGTAAAATTTCATACGCAATTTGAGGTGTTATGATGGTTCGTGACCTGAATATGGATTGTGAAGAAGCAATTGAATACATCAAAAATAACGTAAAGAACTATGATAAGATTGAAATGTCTTATAATCGGGTTTTTACTCCTGGTGAGGTTATAAACATTGAAACCTGTGTACTCAAAGGTGGACAAAAGAGTTGCACAGTGTTAGTCCATTTAGATGGCGACACTATTCATAATACTGTAAATATTGACCTTGAAAAGATAAAGTACGATTTAATTGAGGTTCGGCACTTTCCCCAGGATGGTGAAGAAACATTAATCACCATTGACACCTGTGAAGAATAGTTGTATTTTCAGGTCCCAATTTGAGGATTAAAACAAAACCTGAAAAGATTTAATACAGTCTTCACATTCTTTTTTTAAAATTTATACAATTCATTCCATCTTTATTCAATTTATTCCCATTTTATTCAATTTAACTAGTTTTACCCTTGATTTGTTCGGATGTTAACTTTTGGAAAAATCAATTTATGATAACTGATTTGTAATGTCACTGAGCCCAATTTTCATAAGTATCGTCATTGCCTTATTTTTTGTATTGATGGCTGTGAGTGAGTCTGTAGACATGGGGGGCATGTATAATACTTCTTCATCATCTATGGCTAACATTATCATATTTCTGTATTCAACCATTAACAAAGCTTCTTTGTATATTTCGAATTGTTTTTGATCTTTGGTTTTAGATGATGCAACGATATTAAGCATATCTTCTTCATTTACAACCTGAAAATTGCCTTTTTTGTTTTTAAAGTCTTCTTTTAATCTTTCAAATGAGCTTGTCTCTGAGAATAGGACTATATCCAGTTTTAAATTTGTATCTGCATTTTCAAGATATTTAATGTACTTGGGAGATGATATCATGAATATGCTTTCTTTAGCATTTTGGATCATGTCTTTAATTTTATAATTTATGCTTTCTCCATTGAAAACGTTCCATAATGACTCAGAAGATTTGGGCACGAATTTTTCTTTATCCATAATTGAAAAAATCTTTTTTGCTTTTTCTTTTGCATCAATATGTGTTTTTAATAAAACTTCCAGTCCTATTTCTGGAGGTAATGCTTGATAAGCCATGGGTCTGGTATTGATTAAAGACACCAGTCCCTTTTCTTCGAGAAGACGAAGACTTTCGTATGTATTTGGTTTGGATAGGCCTAAAAATTCTATAAGCGTTTTGACTTCGGAATTATTCATCATTGCGAGGGTTATGTATATCTTTGCCTCAGATTCAAGAAGTCCGAGGTCCATCAATGATTTAATTAATTCCTGAGGAATTTCATTCATACAATATCTCCGGTTTTTTGTTGTTAATTAATGAGGTTTTTGTTGTTAGATAATGAATTACTGTATAAAATTTTGTATATGCTGTAATATTTAAAGTTATTAGTTGTTGTATGTCTAACAACTGTTTCCAAAAAATATAAATACCAAAAGATATTATTTTTGTTGTAATGTATCTAACAACTAATATGTAATGTATTTAACAAATATGAAATTATATTTTAGAAGATTAAAGTGCATTCAAATTTCAAAATTAAGTTAGTCGGAGAATTAAAAAAAGCATTCAATGCTTTTAGTTGATTTATTTTTACAATTCATACTATAATGGTGGTTAAATTGGAAATAAATCAATATACAAAAATTATTGGGCTTTAATTTTCTTATAATGGCTGAATTTTGTCATAATGCCTTTAATTTTGTCATAAAAAGATGGAGATAAAATGATTGAAAATACTACCAAAATAATTGAAAATAAAAAGGGTTTAGGATCCTCCCCAATTTTTGTGATGATAGTCCTTGCTTTGGGTGTGTTCATGACAGCAATGGATGCCTATATATTCGTGCCGGCACTACCAACCATAATTGGAGACCTGCACACTTCCTTTAATTGGGCAACATGGACTTTAACAACTTACATGTTGTTTATGACCGCAATTATGGCACTTGCAGGGAAATTATCTGATGTATTCGGCCGGAAAAAATTATATATCACTGGTGTGGCCACCTTCGTCATAGGATCAGTTACAGCCAGCTTATCCTGGGATATATATTCATTAATAGCTTCAATGGGTTTACAGGGTATTGGTGCGGGTATTGTTCTGCCTGCGGCCTTATCCAGTATGAATGATTCTGCTCCTGAAAATCAAAGAGGAAAAACAATGGGTGTGCTCATGGCAATGTCATCCATTGCCACCATAGTAGGACCAAACATAGGTGGTTTCCTGATCCAAAATTTTGGTTGGAGAACTGTATTCTACATCAACATTCCCCTGGGGATCGTGGCAATTATCCTCGCTTTCAGGTTCAAAGAAACATATGGAGATCAAAATCAGCATATTGACTACATTGGATCAGCATTACTTGTAGGAGCAATAGCCTCTATGTTATTGGGCATTATAGGGCTGGAAAGCGCACCATTTACTGATGTAACTGTGTTCCCACTACTCATAGCTGCTGCGATCCTATTCATTGCACTGATTACATACGAAAAACGAGTATCAGAACCAATATTAGATATAGACATGCTAAAAAAGCCTAAAATCCTATCACTTAACTTTGCAATTCTTTTATCAGGGATTGGTACATTTATGGCATTTACATATGTACCAACCTTTGCCCAGACAGTATTACATTTGAATGTGCAGGACAGTGGTACGGTGTTGACTCCCCTTTCTGTAGCAGTGTGTATAACTGCCATATTGGGTGGATTTCTTTTAGATAAATTCGGATCTAAACGTATGCTCCTGTTAGGATCACCTCTCCTAATCGCAGGACTCTTCGGATTGTCATACTATGTCACAGATTCAACAGGTCTGGCAATTTGCTTAGC belongs to uncultured Methanobacterium sp. and includes:
- a CDS encoding formylmethanofuran dehydrogenase subunit A produces the protein MMEYILKNGIVYDPANNVAGEKKDVMFKDGKIVENVSSDAKVLDVTDKIVMPAGIDPHAHVAGPKLVVGRIYRPEDSRKGVVAPTDVCRPESGFSIPSCPATGYRYSRMGYGTVTEAAMPPLEAKHTHEEIMAIPNIDITPLPLFGNNWFVLQYAKEGQIDELAAFISAWLKITKGYGIKIVNPCGTEAWGWGGNVHGIDDPAPYFDVTGREVVRALAQANEMLGLPHSIHVHPNDLGHPGNFPTTVNTLDCVKDIEKNSSVRNQTIHLTHAQFHSYAGTSWRDVESGADKVADYINKNKHVTCDIGQITLDETTTMTADGPMEFDLHQLNGLKWANKDIELETGSGIVPFIYSGKAPVPSFQWGVGLELFLRIKDPWQVCLTTDHPNAGPFIRYPRIISWLMSAERRQEMMDNLEVRVWSYKRTGLGTLDREYDFNEIATITRAAAAKIYGYQDRGALTPGYNADIAVYDLNPNDIDPSKEPAAIEHAFGNAMYTIKDGQILVKDGEVVKVVPSRTLWTNVQGFEEQEKAVMEKVMPTFRRFYTVKFENYKVQDHFTPNPVITTVQASK
- a CDS encoding formylmethanofuran dehydrogenase subunit C; its protein translation is MKTITLTLKKKSQIALEFDELIPDEVFTWEKADFENYQVPVGNRRFPLTDYFDIEVEGTAAGPEEVKMVLEGDCGRVKYIGCKMGAGEITINGDADLHCGAEMTGGKITVNGDAESYAGREMKGGELEIMGNTREFCGCSYIGDWRGMSGGKIILHGNAGKQLGECLSGGEIYVKGDCDILAGIHMSKGFIQIDGDVTRWPGGQMKNGNVLINGELGMLLEGFVYDEVVRDPVIEGKNFSGKYIKYTGDIAVNGKGGLYLNAEKNRKYL
- a CDS encoding DUF2097 domain-containing protein — encoded protein: MEEETFLKAEEIIDYIRDNVKTHDTLEISYNRIYAPGEVLGVEMQEEYGEEFLEVTLHLNGDLVNQVVRINMHAIKDDLIEIRHTHGEELKVIMAES
- a CDS encoding DUF2097 domain-containing protein — encoded protein: MMVRDLNMDCEEAIEYIKNNVKNYDKIEMSYNRVFTPGEVINIETCVLKGGQKSCTVLVHLDGDTIHNTVNIDLEKIKYDLIEVRHFPQDGEETLITIDTCEE
- a CDS encoding helix-turn-helix domain-containing protein, translated to MNEIPQELIKSLMDLGLLESEAKIYITLAMMNNSEVKTLIEFLGLSKPNTYESLRLLEEKGLVSLINTRPMAYQALPPEIGLEVLLKTHIDAKEKAKKIFSIMDKEKFVPKSSESLWNVFNGESINYKIKDMIQNAKESIFMISSPKYIKYLENADTNLKLDIVLFSETSSFERLKEDFKNKKGNFQVVNEEDMLNIVASSKTKDQKQFEIYKEALLMVEYRNMIMLAIDDEEVLYMPPMSTDSLTAINTKNKAMTILMKIGLSDITNQLS
- a CDS encoding MFS transporter, with the translated sequence MIENTTKIIENKKGLGSSPIFVMIVLALGVFMTAMDAYIFVPALPTIIGDLHTSFNWATWTLTTYMLFMTAIMALAGKLSDVFGRKKLYITGVATFVIGSVTASLSWDIYSLIASMGLQGIGAGIVLPAALSSMNDSAPENQRGKTMGVLMAMSSIATIVGPNIGGFLIQNFGWRTVFYINIPLGIVAIILAFRFKETYGDQNQHIDYIGSALLVGAIASMLLGIIGLESAPFTDVTVFPLLIAAAILFIALITYEKRVSEPILDIDMLKKPKILSLNFAILLSGIGTFMAFTYVPTFAQTVLHLNVQDSGTVLTPLSVAVCITAILGGFLLDKFGSKRMLLLGSPLLIAGLFGLSYYVTDSTGLAICLAIIGVGVGFTWSAFQLLMMSFMPKEEEATGVGILNTFKGVGSTVAPVIGACFLVGATSRMGNLSQSFSNLFLFGAVTSIIALVLVVIVIINDKVDSTNLGESEVVTGK